From one Pseudomonas fluorescens genomic stretch:
- a CDS encoding glycosyltransferase family 4 protein, which yields MQLAFVLYKYFPFGGLQRDFMRIALECQRRGHQIRVYTLIWEGDVPEGFEVLVAPVKALFNHRRNEKLSAWMEADLAKRPVDCLIGFNKMPGLDVYYAADGCFEDKAQNLRNSLYRRWGRYRHFAEYERAVFAKDAKTEILMISEVQQPLFIKHYGTPNERFHLLPPGISQDRRAPANAAEIRAEFRREFNLADDQLLLVQIGSGFKTKGVDRSLKALAALPSALRKRTRLMVIGQDDPKVFQLQSATLGLTEQVQFLKGRSDIPRFLLGADLLIHPAYNENTGTVLLEALVAGLPVLVSAVCGYAHYIAEADSGLVLDEPFEQEQLNQYLQRMLEDGSARADWARNGLAFADTADLYSMPEHAADVILAQERA from the coding sequence GCAGCGCGACTTCATGCGCATTGCCCTGGAGTGCCAGCGTCGCGGTCACCAGATCCGCGTCTATACGCTGATCTGGGAAGGTGACGTGCCCGAGGGCTTCGAGGTGCTGGTGGCGCCGGTCAAGGCGCTGTTCAATCATCGGCGCAACGAGAAACTCAGCGCCTGGATGGAAGCCGACCTGGCCAAGCGTCCGGTTGACTGCCTGATCGGCTTCAACAAGATGCCCGGGCTGGACGTTTACTACGCCGCCGATGGCTGCTTCGAAGACAAGGCGCAGAACCTGCGCAACTCGCTGTACCGGCGCTGGGGCCGCTACCGGCACTTTGCCGAGTACGAGCGGGCGGTGTTCGCCAAGGACGCCAAGACCGAGATCCTGATGATCTCCGAAGTCCAGCAGCCGCTGTTCATCAAACACTACGGCACGCCGAACGAGCGCTTCCACCTGCTGCCACCAGGCATCAGCCAGGACCGCCGGGCACCGGCCAATGCCGCCGAGATCCGCGCCGAGTTCCGCCGCGAATTCAACCTTGCAGACGATCAACTGCTGCTGGTGCAGATCGGCTCGGGCTTCAAGACCAAGGGCGTCGACCGCAGCCTCAAGGCGCTGGCCGCCTTGCCGTCAGCCTTGCGCAAGCGCACGCGGCTGATGGTCATCGGCCAGGACGATCCCAAAGTGTTCCAGCTGCAAAGCGCGACCCTGGGCCTGACCGAGCAAGTGCAGTTCCTCAAGGGCCGCAGTGATATTCCGCGTTTTCTGCTTGGCGCCGATCTGCTGATTCACCCGGCCTACAACGAAAACACCGGCACCGTACTGCTCGAAGCGCTGGTCGCCGGGCTGCCGGTGCTGGTCTCGGCCGTATGCGGCTATGCCCATTACATCGCCGAGGCCGACAGCGGTCTGGTGCTTGATGAGCCGTTCGAGCAAGAGCAGCTCAATCAGTACCTGCAGCGCATGCTCGAAGATGGCTCGGCCCGCGCCGACTGGGCGCGCAATGGCCTGGCGTTTGCCGACACGGCCGACCTCTACAGCATGCCCGAGCATGCCGCCGACGTGATCCTGGCGCAGGAGCGCGCATGA
- the rfaP gene encoding lipopolysaccharide core heptose(I) kinase RfaP: MKLILAEPFKRLWAARDAFEAVEALQGEVYRELEGRRTLRTEVEGRGYFVKIHRGIGWGEIFKNLFTAKLPVLGAGQEWQAIQRLHEVGVPTMTAVAYGERGENPATQHSFIVTEELAPTVSLEDFSIDWLKQPPQPRLKRALIAEVARMTGMMHRAGVNHRDCYICHFLLHTDRPVTADDFKLSVIDLHRAQTRAKISRRWRDKDLAALYFSALDIGLTRRDKLRFLRGYFQQPLRQILAEEAGLLAWLEGKAQKLYARKQRYGDAL, translated from the coding sequence ATGAAACTGATACTGGCTGAGCCGTTCAAGCGCCTGTGGGCCGCGCGCGATGCCTTCGAGGCCGTCGAGGCCTTGCAGGGCGAGGTGTACCGCGAGCTGGAAGGCCGCCGTACCCTGCGCACCGAAGTCGAAGGCCGTGGCTATTTCGTCAAGATCCACCGCGGCATCGGCTGGGGCGAGATCTTCAAGAACCTGTTTACCGCCAAGCTGCCGGTACTCGGTGCCGGCCAGGAATGGCAGGCCATCCAGCGCCTGCACGAAGTCGGCGTGCCGACCATGACCGCGGTGGCCTATGGCGAGCGTGGCGAAAACCCGGCAACCCAGCATTCGTTCATCGTCACAGAAGAACTGGCGCCGACTGTCAGCCTCGAAGACTTCAGTATCGACTGGCTCAAGCAGCCGCCGCAGCCGCGCCTCAAGCGTGCGCTGATCGCCGAAGTGGCACGCATGACGGGCATGATGCACCGCGCCGGGGTCAACCATCGCGACTGCTACATCTGCCATTTCCTGCTGCATACCGACCGGCCGGTGACGGCCGATGACTTCAAGTTGTCGGTCATCGACCTGCACCGCGCCCAGACCCGGGCGAAAATCTCCCGCCGCTGGCGTGACAAGGACTTGGCCGCGCTGTACTTCTCGGCGCTGGACATCGGCCTGACCCGGCGCGACAAGTTGCGCTTCCTGCGTGGCTACTTCCAGCAGCCGCTACGCCAGATCCTGGCCGAAGAAGCCGGGCTGCTGGCCTGGTTGGAAGGCAAGGCGCAGAAGCTCTACGCGCGTAAACAACGGTACGGAGACGCGCTCTGA
- a CDS encoding lipopolysaccharide kinase InaA family protein: MAGWKLEPAYQALATDFGSIDAVFALKGERLTHDPLSEVIRVERDGVNYYVKRYTGAGKGLRRYLGRPRIKAEWQNLKQFAKWDIPTAEVVAFGLERNGLAFGRGAMITRELPRTEDLSALAERNDARLADRGWVDHISRQLARHTRIMHDHHFTHNDLKWRNLLVDDQATLFFIDCPTGDFWWGFMLRYRITKDLACLDKVAKYHLSNSQRLRFYLQYRGRERLNESDKRRVRHVVTFFEGRE, encoded by the coding sequence ATGGCGGGTTGGAAACTGGAGCCTGCCTATCAGGCCCTGGCGACGGATTTTGGCAGTATCGACGCGGTGTTCGCCCTCAAGGGCGAGCGCCTGACCCACGACCCGCTGAGCGAAGTGATCCGTGTCGAGCGTGACGGGGTCAACTACTACGTCAAGCGTTACACCGGTGCCGGCAAAGGCTTGCGTCGCTACCTGGGGCGGCCGCGGATCAAGGCGGAATGGCAGAACCTCAAGCAGTTCGCCAAGTGGGACATTCCCACCGCCGAAGTGGTCGCCTTCGGCCTTGAGCGCAATGGCCTGGCCTTTGGCCGTGGGGCGATGATCACCCGCGAGCTGCCGCGCACCGAAGACCTGTCGGCCCTGGCCGAGCGCAATGATGCGCGCCTGGCCGATCGCGGCTGGGTCGACCACATCAGCCGTCAGCTGGCCCGCCATACGCGGATCATGCATGACCACCACTTCACCCATAACGACCTGAAGTGGCGCAATCTGCTGGTGGACGACCAGGCCACGCTATTCTTCATCGACTGCCCGACCGGCGATTTCTGGTGGGGCTTCATGCTGCGTTACCGCATCACCAAAGACCTGGCGTGCCTGGACAAAGTGGCCAAGTACCACTTGTCCAACAGCCAGCGCCTGCGCTTTTACCTGCAATACCGCGGGCGCGAGCGTCTGAACGAATCGGACAAGCGCCGCGTTCGTCATGTGGTGACGTTTTTCGAGGGACGCGAATGA
- a CDS encoding lipopolysaccharide kinase InaA family protein: MTDFLASADMALLERHGLNGFDQLWALQLDAVDEPNTGRGGWSSVYRLELEGKGYYLKRQSDYLTRTLHRPFGEPTFAREFRNISRYQKLGIPALQAVYYGERKVEGERRAILMTRALDDWNDLDSLLAQWPQLDIGQRQGILRACGQLARTLHAANQVHGCFYPKHIFLRTRSDGWLAQLIDLEKTRPLLLGMRDRLKDLEPLLRRAPIWSEAEVRVMLSSYLDQPTDSPLVDTWLQRLTRRRREKEAR; the protein is encoded by the coding sequence ATGACTGATTTTCTCGCCAGTGCCGACATGGCACTGCTTGAGCGCCATGGTCTCAACGGTTTCGACCAGCTCTGGGCCCTGCAGCTCGATGCGGTGGATGAGCCCAATACCGGCCGAGGTGGCTGGAGCAGCGTCTATCGCCTGGAGCTTGAAGGCAAAGGCTACTACCTCAAGCGCCAGAGCGACTACCTGACCCGAACCCTGCACCGGCCGTTCGGCGAGCCGACCTTCGCCCGTGAGTTTCGGAATATCAGCCGCTACCAGAAGCTCGGCATTCCTGCTTTGCAGGCGGTGTACTACGGCGAGCGCAAGGTTGAAGGCGAGCGCCGGGCGATCCTCATGACCCGCGCCCTGGATGACTGGAACGACCTCGACAGCCTGTTGGCGCAGTGGCCGCAGCTGGACATCGGTCAGCGTCAGGGCATCCTGCGCGCCTGCGGGCAGCTGGCGCGCACCCTGCACGCGGCCAACCAGGTGCATGGCTGCTTTTACCCCAAGCATATCTTCCTGCGTACCCGTAGCGACGGCTGGCTGGCGCAACTGATCGACCTGGAGAAAACCCGGCCGCTGCTGCTGGGCATGCGCGACCGGCTCAAGGACCTTGAGCCGCTGTTGCGCCGGGCGCCGATCTGGAGCGAAGCTGAAGTGCGGGTGATGCTCTCGTCCTACCTGGACCAGCCCACCGACAGTCCGTTGGTTGATACCTGGCTGCAGCGCCTGACGCGCCGCCGCCGTGAGAAAGAGGCTCGCTAA
- a CDS encoding lipopolysaccharide kinase InaA family protein, whose amino-acid sequence MRLSELKGAGRSPDLPLNISLADAAGSAELQLLSLLRVLPGQRYVGAGIWRGKPVLAKLLVGSSAARHFQRELDGARLLAAQGLTTPLLLADGLREGEGGWLLFEFLEGAVSLADAWAEVEALPPLADEQHLVLGEALTGVAQMHAKGLWQDDLHLDNLLRHNGQLYLIDGAGIKAETLGQPLSRQQVLQNLGVLFAQLPKRLEPFIEELLVHYLLANVEHALPLEALQKQIDKVRSWRLKDYLDKAGRECTLFSVERGPSGLRSIRRNEVAALLPVLEQADSLIDQGHLYKTGGAASVAKVEVNGRPLVLKRYNIKNTAHWFKRFWRPSRAWHSWIEGHRLEFLGIATPKPLAVQELRFMGLRSRAYLVTEYADGPDLLACFAPYVESGEVPEEQLQALQQLLGQLIHERISHGDMKGHNLFWQDGQWSLIDLDAMCQHATQMSFAQAFARDRARLLRNWHSGSALYKRLDGCLPKLVD is encoded by the coding sequence ATGCGTTTGTCTGAACTCAAGGGTGCCGGGCGCAGCCCGGACCTGCCGCTGAACATCAGCCTGGCGGACGCCGCTGGCAGCGCCGAACTGCAATTGCTCAGCCTGCTGCGAGTGCTGCCGGGCCAGCGTTACGTCGGCGCAGGAATCTGGCGTGGCAAGCCGGTACTGGCCAAGTTGTTGGTCGGCAGCAGCGCCGCCCGGCATTTTCAGCGCGAGCTGGACGGTGCGCGGCTGCTGGCCGCACAAGGCCTGACCACGCCGCTGCTGCTGGCCGATGGCTTGCGCGAAGGCGAGGGCGGCTGGCTGCTGTTCGAGTTTCTTGAAGGGGCAGTGAGCCTGGCCGATGCCTGGGCCGAAGTCGAAGCCCTGCCGCCGCTGGCCGATGAACAGCATCTGGTGCTTGGCGAAGCCTTGACTGGCGTGGCGCAGATGCACGCCAAGGGCCTGTGGCAGGATGACCTGCACCTGGACAACCTGCTGCGCCACAACGGCCAGCTGTATCTGATCGACGGCGCCGGGATCAAGGCTGAAACCCTCGGCCAGCCGCTGTCGCGTCAGCAAGTGCTGCAGAACCTCGGGGTGCTGTTCGCCCAGTTGCCCAAACGCCTGGAGCCCTTTATCGAAGAGCTGCTGGTGCATTACCTGCTGGCCAATGTCGAGCACGCGCTACCGCTGGAAGCGCTGCAAAAGCAGATCGACAAGGTCCGTAGCTGGCGCCTGAAGGACTACCTCGACAAGGCCGGGCGCGAGTGCACGCTGTTCAGCGTCGAGCGCGGCCCGTCGGGCCTGCGGTCAATTCGTCGCAACGAAGTGGCCGCCCTGCTGCCGGTGCTGGAGCAGGCTGATAGCCTGATCGACCAGGGCCACCTGTACAAGACCGGCGGCGCCGCCAGTGTGGCCAAGGTCGAGGTCAATGGCCGGCCACTGGTGCTCAAACGCTACAACATCAAGAACACCGCCCACTGGTTCAAGCGCTTCTGGCGGCCGAGCCGGGCCTGGCATTCGTGGATCGAGGGGCACCGGCTGGAGTTTCTCGGCATCGCCACGCCCAAGCCGCTGGCGGTCCAGGAGCTGCGCTTCATGGGCTTGCGCAGCCGCGCCTACCTGGTGACCGAGTATGCCGATGGCCCGGACCTGCTGGCCTGCTTCGCGCCGTACGTCGAGTCCGGTGAGGTGCCAGAAGAGCAACTGCAGGCACTGCAACAGCTGCTCGGTCAGCTGATTCACGAGCGCATCAGCCATGGTGACATGAAAGGCCACAACCTGTTCTGGCAGGACGGCCAATGGTCGCTGATCGATCTGGATGCCATGTGTCAGCACGCTACCCAGATGAGCTTCGCCCAGGCATTTGCCCGCGACCGTGCGCGGTTGTTGCGCAACTGGCACAGTGGCAGTGCGTTGTATAAACGGCTGGATGGGTGTTTGCCGAAGCTGGTGGACTGA
- a CDS encoding PepSY-associated TM helix domain-containing protein produces the protein MNSRTIRRWSFVHTWTSLISTLFLLMLAVTGLPLIFHHEIDHLLGDAPELRQMPADTPKLDLQALVLKAQAHRPGEVMQYFGWDEDDSNGVIAIMAATAGTEPNASHTFMLDARTGEAVAMPSANGGFMMTMLRLHVDLFAGLPGKLLLAFMGLLFVVAIISGVVLYAPFMRRLKFASVRNDKSTRLRWLDLHNLIGIVTLTWALVVGVTGVISALSDLVIAAWRNESLTAMVAPYRDAPPLTELAPVSRVLDIAADAVPGMQPDFIAFPGTRFSSEHHYAVFMKGSTHLTAHLLTPVLIDASNLQVTAIGDRPWYMDAMGLSQPLHFGDYGGRPMQILWAVLDVLTIIVLGSGVYLWVVRRRASKPIATAQAETVQ, from the coding sequence ATGAACAGCCGAACCATCCGCCGCTGGTCCTTCGTCCACACCTGGACCAGCCTGATCTCTACCCTGTTCCTGCTGATGCTGGCAGTGACTGGCTTGCCGTTGATCTTTCATCACGAGATCGACCACCTGCTGGGCGATGCGCCCGAGCTCAGGCAGATGCCGGCCGACACGCCCAAGCTCGACCTGCAGGCACTGGTGCTCAAGGCCCAGGCCCATCGCCCCGGCGAAGTGATGCAGTACTTCGGTTGGGATGAGGACGACAGCAACGGCGTGATCGCGATCATGGCGGCTACCGCCGGCACCGAGCCGAACGCGTCGCACACCTTCATGCTCGATGCGCGCACGGGTGAGGCGGTGGCAATGCCATCGGCCAACGGCGGTTTCATGATGACCATGCTGCGCCTGCACGTGGACCTGTTTGCAGGCCTCCCCGGCAAGCTGCTGCTGGCGTTCATGGGCCTGTTGTTCGTGGTAGCGATCATCTCCGGCGTGGTGCTCTATGCGCCGTTCATGCGCCGGCTGAAGTTCGCCAGCGTGCGCAACGACAAGTCCACGCGCCTGCGCTGGCTCGACCTGCACAACCTGATCGGCATCGTCACCCTGACCTGGGCGCTGGTGGTGGGGGTGACCGGGGTGATCAGCGCCCTGTCGGACCTGGTCATCGCGGCCTGGCGTAACGAAAGCCTGACGGCAATGGTTGCGCCCTACCGCGATGCACCGCCGCTGACCGAGCTGGCGCCGGTCAGCCGTGTGCTGGATATCGCTGCCGACGCCGTACCTGGCATGCAGCCGGACTTCATCGCCTTCCCCGGCACGCGTTTCTCCAGCGAGCATCACTATGCGGTGTTCATGAAGGGCAGCACGCACCTGACCGCCCACCTGCTGACCCCGGTGCTGATTGACGCCAGCAACCTGCAAGTCACCGCCATCGGCGACCGCCCCTGGTACATGGACGCCATGGGCCTGTCGCAGCCACTGCACTTCGGTGACTACGGCGGGCGGCCGATGCAGATCCTCTGGGCAGTGCTGGATGTGCTGACCATCATTGTGCTGGGCAGCGGCGTGTACCTGTGGGTGGTTCGGCGCCGGGCCAGCAAGCCGATTGCTACGGCGCAAGCGGAGACGGTGCAATGA
- a CDS encoding TonB-dependent siderophore receptor, translating to MSRAFENFLRPSLLAVAIALTAPLASSPLIAAEQSGSLRSYNLPAAPLSTTLNQIASQAGIALALDPSLASGRTSAPVNGQYDGVGALQAALRGTGLQLQQSSAGTYSLIATPEGTLALPETSVNARSDYESAWGPATGFTATRTAAGTKTDTPIVEVPRSMSVITREQLDDRQVLNLNDALRYTAGVQSSGYGSDTRADWLRVRGFDPTQFLDGLPLPKGSFANPKVEPWNLERIAVLRGPASSVYGQTPPGGMLDMVSRRPQAESAHQVEAQVGSNNHRQINFDSTGKIDDDGQFLYRVSGVVRDSGAPTDHVPDKRYNLAPSLTWNMDEDTSLTFITQFTRDDTGISGQFLPLQGTKLGSPAGDISHHKNLGDPDWEFYDRTYYALGYAFEHRLNDVWQFRQNLRYTKSDLSFQGINVATNNIGTIQPDGSVPRETGIVNEDISQFAVDNNFQADFQTGAFTHTLLIGLDHQRSNTNYRWDYGPSPSVPPGNVINPPYGQDFSKVSYFTMYDYGQKTRQTGFYVQDQIALDNWRLTLGGREDWVHTGTTFHNQNDATSTERDKAFTGNVGLSYVFDNGVTPYISYTESFQPTSGAAVASTDSFKPTEGRQYEVGVKYQPVGSKNLYTAAVYDLRQDNVKVTEGNITQQVGQLQVRGLELEATTQVTENLKLIGSYSYTDTEILKGAANEQGNRMALIPRNQATLWADYTWHNGLLDGFGVGGGVRYVGDNYGNTTNTDLGYVGSYTVYDASVHYDLGRKVSTLKGMTVAVEAKNLFNKDYLANCDGYWCYYGDERNVVASVNYKF from the coding sequence ATGTCCCGCGCTTTTGAGAACTTTCTGCGCCCCAGCCTGCTGGCCGTGGCCATTGCCCTGACAGCACCTCTGGCAAGCAGCCCGCTGATCGCCGCCGAGCAATCGGGCAGCCTGCGCAGCTACAACCTGCCTGCCGCGCCGCTGTCCACCACGCTGAACCAAATCGCAAGCCAGGCCGGTATCGCCCTGGCCCTGGACCCGAGCCTGGCCAGCGGCCGCACTTCGGCGCCGGTCAACGGCCAGTACGACGGCGTCGGTGCCCTGCAAGCGGCTTTGCGCGGCACCGGCCTGCAATTGCAGCAGAGCAGCGCGGGCACCTATAGCCTGATCGCTACCCCCGAGGGCACCCTGGCCCTGCCGGAAACCAGCGTCAATGCCCGCAGCGACTATGAAAGCGCCTGGGGACCTGCTACTGGCTTTACCGCCACCCGCACCGCCGCCGGTACCAAGACCGACACGCCGATCGTTGAAGTACCGCGCTCGATGAGCGTGATCACCCGCGAGCAGCTGGACGACCGCCAGGTCCTCAACCTCAACGACGCCCTGCGCTACACCGCTGGCGTGCAAAGCAGCGGTTACGGCTCCGACACCCGCGCCGACTGGCTGCGGGTGCGCGGTTTCGACCCGACCCAGTTCCTCGACGGGCTGCCGCTGCCCAAAGGCTCGTTCGCCAACCCCAAAGTCGAACCCTGGAACCTGGAGCGCATCGCCGTGCTGCGCGGGCCGGCCTCGTCGGTTTACGGCCAGACCCCGCCCGGCGGCATGCTCGACATGGTCAGCCGTCGCCCCCAGGCTGAAAGCGCCCACCAGGTCGAAGCCCAGGTTGGCAGCAACAACCATCGCCAGATCAACTTCGACAGCACTGGCAAGATCGATGACGACGGCCAGTTCCTTTACCGTGTCAGCGGCGTGGTACGCGACAGCGGCGCACCAACCGATCATGTTCCAGACAAGCGCTACAACCTCGCGCCAAGCCTGACCTGGAACATGGATGAAGACACCAGCCTGACCTTCATCACCCAGTTCACCCGCGACGATACCGGTATCAGCGGCCAGTTCCTGCCGTTGCAGGGCACCAAGCTGGGCTCGCCGGCCGGCGATATCTCGCACCACAAGAACCTCGGTGACCCGGACTGGGAGTTCTACGATCGCACCTACTACGCCCTGGGCTATGCTTTCGAGCACCGCCTGAACGATGTCTGGCAGTTCCGCCAGAACCTGCGCTATACCAAGAGCGACCTGTCGTTCCAGGGCATCAACGTCGCAACGAACAACATCGGCACCATCCAGCCTGACGGCAGCGTCCCGCGCGAAACCGGCATCGTCAACGAGGACATCAGCCAGTTCGCCGTCGACAACAACTTCCAGGCCGACTTCCAGACCGGTGCCTTTACCCACACCCTGCTGATCGGCCTCGACCACCAGCGCTCGAACACCAATTACCGCTGGGATTACGGCCCGAGCCCCAGCGTGCCGCCAGGCAACGTAATCAACCCGCCGTACGGCCAGGACTTCTCCAAAGTGTCGTATTTCACCATGTACGACTACGGCCAGAAAACCCGTCAGACCGGCTTCTACGTGCAGGACCAGATTGCCCTCGACAACTGGCGCCTGACCCTGGGCGGGCGCGAAGACTGGGTGCACACCGGCACCACCTTCCACAACCAGAACGACGCCACCAGCACCGAGCGCGACAAAGCCTTCACCGGCAACGTCGGCCTGAGCTACGTGTTCGACAACGGCGTGACCCCGTACATTTCCTACACCGAGTCGTTCCAGCCGACGAGCGGCGCCGCCGTCGCCTCCACTGATTCGTTCAAACCAACCGAAGGCCGCCAGTACGAAGTCGGCGTCAAGTACCAGCCGGTCGGCAGCAAGAACCTCTACACCGCAGCCGTGTACGACTTGCGCCAGGACAACGTGAAGGTCACTGAAGGCAACATTACCCAGCAAGTTGGCCAGTTGCAGGTCCGCGGCCTTGAGCTGGAAGCCACCACCCAGGTGACCGAGAACCTCAAGCTGATCGGCTCCTACAGCTACACCGACACAGAGATCCTCAAGGGTGCGGCCAACGAGCAAGGCAACCGCATGGCGCTGATCCCGCGCAATCAGGCGACCCTGTGGGCCGATTACACCTGGCACAACGGCCTGCTCGACGGCTTCGGCGTCGGCGGTGGCGTGCGCTATGTCGGTGACAACTACGGCAACACCACCAACACCGATCTCGGCTATGTCGGCTCCTACACCGTCTACGACGCGTCGGTGCACTACGACCTGGGCCGCAAGGTCAGCACACTCAAAGGCATGACCGTCGCCGTCGAAGCCAAGAACCTGTTCAACAAGGACTACCTGGCCAACTGCGACGGCTACTGGTGCTACTACGGTGACGAGCGCAACGTCGTTGCCAGCGTCAACTACAAGTTCTAA
- a CDS encoding FecR domain-containing protein, which produces MNSKPVSARVLDAAIAWQLCLDSGNGSADERAEFARWYAASEEHARAWMQLGMLDQRFSAAAGPARQALLQSRAGLRQQMRKLGSGVASLVLVVGLLSWVSAHQSLGYWLADQRTDTGEQRTLRLTDGTLISLNTHSAVDIRFDEKERLIVLHEGEISIETGHKDDRPFVVSTADGRMRALGTRFLVKLEDQGTRLSVLQSAVAARPQDSGDEQILKEGQQVLMSHDRLGRINGLVPGADAWTRGMLVVDNVRLADLVDELGRYRSGHLGVAADVAELRITGSFPLKDTDLALTSLLPTLPVQIEQRTPWWVTVVAKRDRP; this is translated from the coding sequence ATGAACAGCAAACCGGTTTCAGCGCGGGTGCTGGATGCCGCGATTGCCTGGCAGCTGTGCCTGGATTCGGGTAATGGCAGCGCCGACGAACGTGCCGAATTCGCTCGCTGGTATGCCGCCAGCGAAGAACACGCCCGTGCCTGGATGCAACTGGGCATGCTCGACCAGCGCTTCAGCGCCGCGGCCGGCCCGGCCCGCCAGGCCCTACTGCAATCACGCGCCGGACTGCGCCAGCAGATGCGCAAACTGGGTAGCGGCGTGGCCAGCCTGGTGCTGGTGGTTGGCCTGCTAAGCTGGGTCAGCGCCCATCAGTCGCTGGGCTACTGGCTGGCCGACCAGCGTACCGACACCGGCGAACAACGAACGCTGCGCCTCACCGACGGCACCCTGATCAGCCTCAACACCCACTCGGCGGTGGATATCCGTTTTGATGAAAAAGAACGCCTGATCGTCCTGCACGAAGGTGAAATCTCCATCGAGACCGGTCACAAGGATGATCGCCCGTTTGTGGTCAGCACCGCAGATGGCCGCATGCGTGCGCTGGGCACGCGTTTTCTGGTCAAGCTCGAAGACCAGGGCACGCGCCTGAGCGTTTTGCAGTCCGCAGTTGCCGCCCGCCCGCAAGACAGCGGCGATGAGCAAATCCTCAAGGAAGGCCAGCAGGTACTGATGAGCCATGACCGACTGGGCCGGATCAATGGCCTCGTACCAGGTGCTGACGCCTGGACCCGCGGCATGCTGGTGGTCGACAACGTGCGCCTGGCCGATCTGGTCGATGAGCTTGGGCGTTATCGCAGCGGCCATCTGGGGGTTGCTGCGGATGTGGCTGAGCTGCGCATTACTGGCAGCTTCCCGCTCAAGGATACCGACCTGGCGCTGACCTCATTGCTGCCGACGTTGCCGGTGCAGATCGAGCAGCGCACGCCCTGGTGGGTGACGGTGGTGGCTAAGCGCGATAGGCCCTGA
- a CDS encoding RNA polymerase sigma factor, translated as MSSVQSPHTELVGTLYRDHRSWLLAWLRRNIACADRAEDLSQDTFVRLLGREQLPAPREPRAFLLAIARGLLFDHFRRAALEQAYLAELMLIPEAEQPSPEEQHLILEDLKAIDRLLGKLSSKARAAFLYNRLDGLGHAQIAERLGVSISRVRQYLAQGMRQCYVALYGEPT; from the coding sequence TTGTCGTCTGTGCAAAGCCCACACACTGAGCTGGTCGGTACGCTGTACCGCGACCATCGCAGTTGGCTGCTCGCCTGGCTGCGACGCAACATCGCCTGCGCCGACCGTGCCGAAGACCTGAGCCAGGACACCTTCGTGCGCCTGCTCGGGCGCGAACAATTGCCTGCGCCACGTGAACCCCGGGCGTTCCTCCTGGCGATCGCCAGGGGCCTGCTGTTCGACCATTTTCGCCGCGCGGCACTGGAGCAGGCGTACCTGGCCGAGCTGATGCTGATCCCCGAAGCCGAACAGCCCTCCCCCGAAGAACAACACCTGATCCTCGAAGACCTCAAGGCTATCGACCGCCTGCTCGGCAAGCTGTCGAGCAAGGCCCGGGCTGCCTTCCTGTACAACCGCCTCGACGGCCTGGGCCATGCCCAGATCGCCGAACGCCTGGGCGTGTCCATATCGCGGGTGCGCCAGTACCTGGCCCAGGGCATGCGCCAGTGCTACGTGGCCCTGTACGGTGAGCCGACATGA
- a CDS encoding 3'-5' exonuclease, whose protein sequence is MSLFAWLRPSQPRLDEHLRQHVQQLTAPAALAEHSLCQQRWVVLDLETSGLNLNRDQVLSIGAVVIEDGAIDFSQQFERTLHQRDHKLTSSVLIHGLGPSAIAAGCDPAQALLELMDFIGDSPLLAFHAPFDQRMLSRALKDHLGYRLQHPFFDVAELAPLLNPQITLREAGLDDWTAYFGLQAAERHNASADAMVTAELALILFSQARRQQLDSPALLDQQLQRLRRRRQQSHGF, encoded by the coding sequence ATGAGCCTGTTTGCCTGGCTACGCCCCAGCCAACCGCGGCTCGACGAGCACCTGCGCCAGCACGTGCAACAGCTCACTGCCCCGGCGGCACTGGCTGAACACAGCCTGTGCCAGCAGCGCTGGGTGGTGCTCGACCTGGAAACCAGCGGCCTCAACCTCAACCGTGACCAGGTGCTGTCGATTGGCGCGGTGGTGATCGAAGACGGCGCCATCGACTTCAGCCAGCAGTTCGAGCGCACCCTGCACCAGCGCGACCACAAGCTCACCTCCAGTGTGTTGATCCACGGCTTGGGGCCCAGCGCCATTGCCGCCGGCTGTGACCCGGCCCAGGCGCTACTGGAACTGATGGACTTCATCGGCGACAGCCCGCTGTTGGCCTTTCATGCGCCGTTCGATCAACGCATGCTCAGCCGTGCACTAAAGGACCATCTCGGCTATCGCCTGCAGCATCCGTTCTTCGATGTCGCGGAACTGGCGCCCCTGCTCAACCCGCAGATCACCCTGCGCGAAGCCGGGCTGGATGACTGGACCGCCTACTTCGGCCTGCAGGCTGCCGAACGGCACAACGCCAGCGCCGATGCCATGGTCACCGCTGAGCTTGCGCTGATCCTGTTCAGCCAGGCCCGGCGCCAGCAACTGGACAGCCCGGCCTTGCTCGATCAGCAGCTGCAGCGCCTGCGTAGGCGGCGGCAACAAAGTCATGGCTTTTAA